The Streptomyces sp. NL15-2K genome contains a region encoding:
- a CDS encoding FBP domain-containing protein: MRSLTEQDIRNSFVNCSKGEAKRLAVPRDLDERPWGDLDFLGWRDPGAPDRSYLVTERDGRLTGVTLRFPSSQRGFMHRSMCSLCLTTHPGGGVSLMTARKAGAAGREGNSVGLYMCTDLACSLYVRGRKVPETGARFEESLTLEEQIARMTGNLSAFLDKLYV, encoded by the coding sequence ATGAGATCACTCACCGAACAGGACATCCGCAACTCATTTGTCAACTGCTCGAAGGGCGAGGCCAAACGCCTGGCCGTGCCCCGGGACCTCGACGAACGCCCGTGGGGCGACCTGGACTTCCTCGGCTGGCGGGATCCAGGAGCACCCGACCGCAGCTATCTGGTGACCGAACGGGACGGGCGACTCACCGGCGTGACTCTGCGGTTCCCGTCCTCGCAGCGAGGCTTTATGCACCGCAGCATGTGTTCGCTGTGCCTGACCACCCACCCGGGTGGCGGCGTCTCACTGATGACGGCCCGCAAGGCGGGCGCGGCGGGCCGAGAGGGCAACTCGGTGGGCCTGTACATGTGCACCGACCTCGCCTGTTCCCTCTACGTCCGTGGCAGGAAGGTCCCCGAGACGGGAGCCCGATTCGAGGAGAGCCTCACCTTGGAGGAGCAGATCGCCCGGATGACGGGCAACCTGTCCGCCTTCCTGGACAAGCTCTACGTCTGA